One stretch of Thiovulum sp. ES DNA includes these proteins:
- a CDS encoding dephospho-CoA kinase (PFAM: Dephospho-CoA kinase~TIGRFAM: dephospho-CoA kinase): MAFQFAIALTGGIGTGKSTLSALLQLNGLRIIDADKVAHETLQQSSDEVAELFGSQYLDNGVVNRKKLGGLIFSDKSAKEKLENLLHPKIFKKIEAESEKLDKFKFPYLIDIPLFFETKRYPIENVIVVYSPKSLQIERVMNRDSVSKEEALRRIDSQISIEEKRDKASILVDNSGNLKQLQSEAEKVVKRISELKNAILR; the protein is encoded by the coding sequence ATGGCATTTCAATTTGCAATTGCTCTGACTGGCGGAATTGGAACTGGCAAAAGTACTCTTTCCGCACTTCTGCAACTAAATGGTCTCAGAATTATTGATGCTGATAAAGTCGCACATGAAACTTTGCAACAGAGTAGCGATGAGGTCGCCGAGCTTTTTGGCTCTCAATATTTAGACAATGGAGTTGTAAATCGGAAAAAACTTGGCGGTTTAATTTTTTCTGATAAAAGTGCAAAAGAGAAATTGGAAAACCTCCTGCATCCAAAAATATTTAAAAAAATTGAAGCAGAGAGTGAAAAGCTTGATAAATTCAAATTTCCTTACCTCATCGATATTCCTCTATTTTTTGAGACAAAACGGTATCCGATAGAGAATGTTATTGTTGTCTATTCTCCGAAATCGCTACAAATTGAGAGAGTTATGAATCGAGATTCTGTTTCAAAAGAGGAGGCTCTTCGTCGGATAGATTCTCAAATTTCAATTGAGGAAAAACGAGATAAAGCTTCTATTCTTGTTGATAATTCTGGAAATTTAAAGCAACTTCAAAGTGAAGCTGAAAAAGTTGTTAAGAGAATTTCGGAATTAAAAAATGCTATACTACGGTAG
- a CDS encoding CobQ/CobB/MinD/ParA nucleotide binding domain-containing protein (PFAM: CobQ/CobB/MinD/ParA nucleotide binding domain), with protein sequence MIHLVLQGKGGVGKTFVSSMLTQFLKSKYDTVVAFDTDSVNPTFSQYLALGVTRVDLMDGSTINERNLDVMLETIMTPDEEDKYPDHVVVDNGASSFVPFSNYLVENEVIEMLKDGGQEVMVHTVLEGGQGMNDTLQGLNVLAKYFKNIFVWQNQYYGTISYEGKKFEETKVYQNNQDKIFGVAVIGDRSKDTFGKDIELMLKYKLSFDEVKADSRFKLMSKQRLNIFRKDIYSQLDNFF encoded by the coding sequence ATGATTCACTTAGTTTTACAAGGTAAAGGTGGGGTTGGAAAAACTTTCGTTTCTTCAATGCTTACTCAGTTTTTAAAAAGTAAATATGATACTGTTGTTGCTTTTGACACAGATAGTGTAAATCCAACTTTTTCACAATATTTAGCTCTTGGTGTAACAAGAGTTGATTTGATGGACGGAAGCACAATTAATGAGAGAAATCTTGATGTTATGCTTGAGACTATTATGACTCCTGACGAAGAGGATAAATATCCCGATCATGTTGTTGTTGATAATGGTGCTTCTTCTTTCGTTCCTTTCTCTAACTATCTTGTTGAGAATGAAGTTATCGAAATGTTGAAAGATGGCGGTCAAGAAGTTATGGTTCATACAGTTCTTGAAGGTGGTCAAGGTATGAACGATACACTTCAAGGTTTAAATGTTCTTGCAAAATACTTTAAAAATATTTTTGTATGGCAAAACCAATATTACGGAACAATCTCTTACGAAGGTAAAAAATTCGAGGAGACAAAAGTTTATCAAAACAACCAAGATAAAATTTTTGGTGTTGCTGTAATTGGTGACCGAAGCAAAGATACTTTTGGAAAAGATATTGAACTTATGTTGAAATATAAACTCTCTTTTGATGAGGTCAAAGCTGATTCAAGATTCAAACTTATGTCAAAACAGAGACTTAATATTTTCCGAAAAGATATTTACAGCCAATTAGATAATTTCTTTTAA
- a CDS encoding dihydropteroate synthase (PFAM: Pterin binding enzyme~TIGRFAM: dihydropteroate synthase), whose product MFIRDITELEKNSLNILKKLEVDKGGHTILSRKMKTYLLLITDLSVYGANILKQDALSIGADLAVPKGTITCSVDRVDAVLIATYRQLETLAKKELAQPFGLKDLAKDLKKFLKAYRTVEFNPKIMGILNINSDSFYSGSHFQQNEVLENSLKMIEDGAKILDVGAVSSRPKSEAVTEDEEMERIKGVIDLLYREKIYEKAELSLDSYAPKVIRYALDRGFKIVNDIRGLRDDEVAKVVGEYDAKVVIMHMQGDPKTMQENPVYDDVVKEVHRFFSERIEKAKSFGISEKNIILDVGIGFGKTLQHNIELLQSMQTFASFGKELLVGVSRKSLIDGVVKASIEDRLPGTLALHQKALENGASILRVHDVVEHNQMVEIWKAFHGVSYKF is encoded by the coding sequence ATGTTTATTCGTGATATTACGGAATTAGAGAAAAACTCTTTAAATATTTTAAAGAAATTGGAAGTCGATAAAGGCGGACATACAATTCTTTCAAGAAAGATGAAAACTTATCTTCTTTTAATTACAGATTTAAGTGTATATGGTGCAAATATTTTAAAACAAGATGCACTCTCAATTGGGGCAGACCTTGCTGTTCCAAAAGGAACAATAACTTGTTCTGTTGATCGAGTCGATGCTGTTCTTATCGCAACTTATCGACAATTGGAAACACTTGCGAAAAAAGAGTTAGCACAGCCGTTTGGATTAAAAGATTTGGCGAAAGATTTAAAAAAGTTTTTAAAAGCCTATCGAACGGTTGAATTTAATCCTAAAATAATGGGAATTTTAAATATTAATAGTGATAGTTTTTATAGCGGTAGCCATTTTCAACAAAATGAAGTTTTGGAAAATTCTCTAAAAATGATAGAAGATGGAGCAAAAATTCTTGATGTTGGTGCAGTTTCAAGTCGTCCAAAAAGTGAAGCTGTTACAGAAGATGAAGAGATGGAGAGAATCAAGGGAGTTATCGATCTTCTTTATAGAGAGAAAATTTATGAAAAAGCTGAATTATCACTTGATAGTTATGCTCCAAAAGTTATCCGATATGCACTTGATCGAGGATTTAAAATTGTAAATGACATTCGAGGTTTAAGAGACGATGAGGTCGCAAAAGTTGTTGGTGAATATGATGCAAAAGTTGTCATTATGCACATGCAGGGCGATCCAAAAACAATGCAAGAAAATCCTGTTTATGATGATGTTGTAAAAGAAGTTCATCGATTTTTTAGTGAAAGAATTGAGAAAGCAAAATCTTTTGGAATTTCTGAGAAAAATATCATTCTTGATGTTGGAATCGGTTTTGGAAAAACTCTACAACACAACATCGAGCTTTTACAAAGTATGCAAACTTTCGCATCTTTTGGAAAAGAGTTACTTGTTGGTGTAAGTCGAAAATCCCTTATTGACGGAGTTGTTAAAGCTTCAATTGAAGATAGACTTCCAGGAACATTAGCACTTCATCAAAAAGCACTTGAAAATGGAGCTTCAATTTTAAGAGTTCATGATGTTGTTGAACACAATCAAATGGTAGAAATTTGGAAGGCATTCCACGGAGTCTCTTATAAATTTTAA
- a CDS encoding ATP-dependent phosphoenolpyruvate carboxykinase (PFAM: Phosphoenolpyruvate carboxykinase~TIGRFAM: phosphoenolpyruvate carboxykinase (ATP)), with the protein MAFKRDLEKLGLKNIKKIHHNLTYDELISSELNKGEANMTTLGATTVDTGIYTGRSPKDKYFVRQEPSQEEIAWGDINHSITREIYEELFDAVKSELSNKEIYVTDVFVGASEGSRRSIRFISEIAWQSHFVKNMFIRPTEEEKANFKPDFILYNASKVKNNKWREHGLNSDVFVIFNIEDNVAIIGGTEYGGEMKKGIFSMMNYWLPLENKLPMHCSANVGENGDTALFFGLSGTGKTTLSTDPNRRLIGDDEHGWDNNGIFNFEGGCYAKVIDLDRESEPEIYEAITKKALLENIVFDDVGHVDFTNKSKTENTRVSYPIFHIQNHEPTMEGNHPKNIIFLTADAFGVLPPVSKLSTEQAMYYFLSGYTAKVAGTERGVTEPTATFSACFGEAFLPLHPTRYAKLLGDKIREHDSKVYLVNTGWTGGSYGVGHRMSIKDTRACINAILDGTIENSEFETMDIFNLKFPQSLNGVDSRILKPANTWDSKSAYRNEVENLAHMFVENFRKYQNNGDEFDFSKAGPHPKTTQVEQ; encoded by the coding sequence ATGGCTTTTAAACGGGACTTAGAAAAGTTAGGTCTAAAAAATATAAAAAAAATTCATCATAATTTAACTTACGACGAATTAATTTCTAGTGAGTTGAACAAGGGCGAGGCAAATATGACTACCCTTGGTGCGACAACAGTTGATACTGGTATTTACACAGGACGAAGTCCAAAAGACAAATATTTTGTTCGACAAGAGCCTTCTCAAGAAGAGATCGCATGGGGTGATATTAATCACTCTATCACTCGAGAAATCTATGAAGAGCTTTTTGATGCTGTTAAAAGCGAACTCTCAAACAAAGAAATCTATGTTACAGATGTTTTTGTTGGTGCAAGTGAAGGCAGTCGAAGATCAATTAGATTTATTTCTGAAATCGCTTGGCAGTCGCATTTTGTTAAAAATATGTTTATTCGTCCAACTGAAGAGGAAAAAGCAAATTTCAAACCTGATTTTATTCTTTACAATGCTTCCAAAGTTAAAAACAATAAATGGAGAGAACACGGTTTAAATTCTGATGTTTTTGTGATTTTTAATATCGAAGACAATGTTGCAATTATTGGTGGAACAGAATACGGTGGTGAGATGAAAAAAGGTATCTTTAGTATGATGAACTACTGGTTACCTCTTGAAAACAAACTTCCAATGCACTGTTCTGCAAATGTTGGTGAGAATGGAGATACTGCACTTTTCTTTGGTCTTTCAGGAACTGGGAAAACAACTCTTTCAACTGATCCAAATCGAAGACTTATCGGAGATGACGAACACGGTTGGGATAACAATGGAATTTTCAACTTTGAGGGCGGTTGCTATGCAAAAGTAATTGATCTTGATAGAGAATCTGAGCCTGAAATCTATGAAGCAATTACTAAAAAAGCACTTTTAGAAAATATTGTTTTTGATGATGTCGGTCATGTTGATTTTACAAATAAAAGTAAAACTGAAAATACTCGAGTTTCGTATCCGATTTTCCACATTCAAAATCACGAACCAACAATGGAGGGAAATCACCCGAAAAATATCATCTTTTTAACGGCAGATGCTTTTGGTGTGTTACCTCCAGTTAGCAAACTTTCGACAGAACAGGCTATGTATTATTTCTTAAGCGGATACACAGCAAAAGTTGCTGGAACTGAAAGAGGTGTAACAGAACCAACAGCTACTTTCTCTGCTTGTTTTGGAGAAGCATTTTTACCTCTTCACCCAACTCGATATGCAAAACTTTTAGGAGATAAAATCCGAGAACACGATTCAAAGGTTTATCTTGTAAATACTGGTTGGACTGGTGGTTCTTACGGAGTTGGACACAGAATGAGTATAAAAGATACTAGAGCTTGTATCAATGCCATTCTTGACGGAACTATTGAAAATTCTGAATTTGAAACTATGGATATTTTTAATTTGAAATTTCCACAATCTCTAAACGGAGTCGATTCAAGAATTCTCAAACCTGCAAATACTTGGGATAGCAAAAGTGCATACAGAAATGAAGTTGAAAATCTTGCACATATGTTTGTTGAGAACTTCCGAAAATATCAAAATAACGGTGATGAATTTGACTTTTCAAAAGCAGGACCTCATCCAAAAACTACACAAGTCGAACAATAA
- a CDS encoding ribosomal protein S12 methylthiotransferase RimO (PFAM: Radical SAM superfamily; Uncharacterized protein family UPF0004~TIGRFAM: ribosomal protein S12 methylthiotransferase RimO; radical SAM methylthiotransferase, MiaB/RimO family), translating to MEKKKLYIATLGCTKNLVDSEVMIAKLQNEYELSNEPENADLLLVNTCGFITPAKEESIETIFELHENRKEDSTLVVSGCLSERYKEDLQKEITEVDLFTGVGDYDKIAEMLSEKKSIFSDKAYLIDGEERVITGSRTHAYIKISEGCNQNCSFCAIPSFKGKLQSREIESIADEVEKLTQKGFYDFSFISQDSSSFRRDFGEKDGLEKLVERIEKIEGVLSARILYLYPSTTSDNLIAKIGESKKFHNYFDLPIQHISAKMLKTMKRGVSKKRHLEILDQMRNLKNSFLRTSFIVGHPEESEDDFNEILELIQNFRFDMINIFQYSHEEGTSAFKLEEVPEEIIVERVQKIEEIVEKQRVENLEKLVGTEIDLILNGESDEHEYLLSAKAIHWAEEIDGEILINDKEVKEVVFGKIYLAEITEIAGDRLLGTLKKSL from the coding sequence ATGGAAAAGAAAAAATTATATATTGCGACTCTTGGTTGCACAAAAAATCTTGTTGATAGCGAAGTTATGATTGCAAAATTGCAAAATGAATATGAATTATCAAATGAGCCAGAAAATGCTGATCTTCTTCTTGTAAATACCTGCGGATTTATTACACCCGCAAAAGAGGAGTCTATCGAGACAATTTTTGAGTTGCATGAAAATCGTAAAGAAGACTCGACACTTGTTGTTTCTGGCTGTTTGAGTGAAAGGTATAAAGAGGATTTACAAAAAGAGATTACTGAAGTTGATCTTTTTACTGGTGTAGGAGATTACGACAAAATTGCTGAAATGCTGAGTGAGAAAAAGTCCATTTTTTCAGATAAAGCCTATCTAATTGATGGTGAAGAGCGAGTTATTACAGGTTCAAGAACTCATGCTTACATCAAAATTTCAGAGGGTTGTAATCAAAACTGTTCATTCTGTGCTATTCCCTCTTTTAAAGGAAAATTACAATCTCGTGAAATCGAATCAATTGCCGATGAGGTTGAAAAATTGACTCAAAAAGGTTTTTATGACTTCTCATTTATTTCGCAAGATAGTAGCTCTTTTCGGCGAGATTTTGGTGAAAAAGATGGTTTGGAAAAGTTAGTTGAGAGAATTGAGAAGATTGAAGGAGTTCTTTCAGCACGAATTCTGTATCTTTACCCATCAACAACAAGTGATAACCTCATCGCAAAAATAGGAGAATCAAAAAAGTTCCACAACTATTTCGACTTACCAATTCAGCACATTTCCGCAAAAATGTTAAAAACAATGAAGCGGGGAGTTTCAAAAAAGCGACACTTGGAGATTTTGGATCAGATGAGAAATTTGAAAAACTCTTTTTTGCGAACATCTTTCATTGTTGGACATCCTGAAGAGAGTGAAGATGATTTTAATGAGATTTTGGAACTTATTCAGAATTTCCGTTTTGACATGATAAATATCTTTCAATATTCGCATGAAGAGGGAACAAGTGCTTTTAAATTAGAGGAAGTTCCTGAAGAGATAATTGTTGAACGAGTCCAAAAGATTGAAGAGATTGTTGAGAAGCAGAGAGTCGAGAATTTGGAAAAACTTGTTGGCACTGAAATAGATCTAATTTTAAATGGTGAAAGTGATGAACACGAGTATCTTCTTTCTGCAAAAGCGATTCATTGGGCGGAGGAGATTGATGGAGAAATTCTTATCAATGATAAAGAGGTTAAAGAAGTGGTTTTTGGAAAAATCTATCTCGCCGAAATTACAGAAATAGCTGGAGATAGACTTTTAGGGACTCTTAAAAAATCCCTCTAA
- a CDS encoding type II secretory pathway, component PulD (PFAM: Secretin N-terminal domain; Bacterial type II and III secretion system protein) has protein sequence MKTLLIFLSIFTYLSAHNCEDRFFNINSSEKTELSDFLSEIINYCSLNLVVDETTQKKLYKISSEIHIVDKKLDEVLQIVLAENNLFYTLNDDILKVGYVKTETFSLDYISSIRSGNSKTDISIGSDSDDGKSSVGSTIETNSEFDFWDNLKKEISQLLERPEDEFKSVEPIINKKAGLITISGTLKQLKRVEEYLERIQHRLFKQVLIDVNILSVSLKKSAQTGINWDSFYNSLQADGTKVVTSSSISQIISFLKKNGNVKSISNPKIVAINNQPALISVGNEYFYKLNSSETRESSSTSSTIIKDSSVIKSIFAGILLDITAEISDNDKITISVNPSISEATDINFLNTEKTIPPDLTKKQLSTVITVKNGEKAIIGGLITKAQIEKEDSVPLLSHLPLFGKIFLSKEKSFLSEELVIVITPKILD, from the coding sequence TTGAAAACTCTTTTGATATTTTTATCAATTTTTACCTACCTATCCGCACACAATTGTGAAGATAGGTTTTTTAATATAAATTCATCTGAGAAAACGGAACTCTCTGATTTTCTCAGTGAAATCATAAATTATTGTAGTTTGAATCTTGTTGTTGATGAAACTACACAAAAAAAACTCTACAAAATCTCAAGCGAAATTCACATTGTTGATAAAAAACTCGATGAGGTTCTTCAAATCGTTCTTGCTGAAAACAATCTTTTTTACACTTTAAATGATGATATTTTAAAAGTTGGATATGTAAAAACGGAGACTTTTTCACTTGATTACATCTCTTCAATTCGTAGCGGAAATTCAAAAACAGATATTTCAATTGGTAGTGATAGCGATGATGGAAAAAGCTCGGTTGGTTCGACAATTGAGACAAATAGCGAATTTGATTTTTGGGACAATTTAAAAAAGGAGATTTCACAACTTTTAGAGAGACCTGAAGATGAATTTAAAAGTGTCGAACCAATTATAAATAAAAAGGCAGGTTTGATAACTATTTCAGGCACTTTAAAACAGTTGAAACGAGTTGAGGAGTATTTGGAACGAATTCAACATCGACTTTTTAAGCAAGTTTTAATTGATGTAAATATTCTTAGTGTTTCATTGAAAAAGTCTGCACAAACAGGAATAAATTGGGACAGTTTTTACAACTCGCTACAAGCTGATGGAACAAAAGTTGTAACAAGTTCCTCGATTTCTCAGATCATCTCTTTTCTCAAAAAAAACGGAAATGTAAAATCAATTTCAAACCCTAAAATTGTTGCGATAAATAACCAACCCGCACTTATTTCGGTCGGAAACGAATATTTTTACAAATTGAATAGTTCAGAAACACGAGAAAGCTCAAGCACCTCATCAACAATTATAAAAGATAGCAGTGTTATAAAATCAATTTTTGCAGGTATTTTGCTTGACATCACAGCGGAAATATCAGATAATGACAAAATAACAATTAGTGTAAATCCATCAATTTCTGAAGCAACTGATATTAATTTTTTAAACACAGAAAAAACTATCCCTCCAGATTTGACAAAAAAACAGCTTTCAACCGTTATAACTGTTAAGAATGGAGAAAAAGCAATTATTGGAGGCTTGATTACAAAAGCACAAATTGAAAAAGAGGATTCTGTTCCACTCCTCTCACACCTACCACTTTTTGGAAAAATATTTCTCTCAAAAGAGAAAAGCTTTTTAAGTGAAGAACTTGTGATTGTGATAACTCCAAAAATTTTAGATTAA
- a CDS encoding malic enzyme (PFAM: Malic enzyme, NAD binding domain; Malic enzyme, N-terminal domain), translated as MKSQKDICNEIFEKSSGTVTKEEALCYHRFPNPGKLAIETTVPFKTQRDLSLAYTPGVAEPCKEIAKDVDQAYTYTSKANLVAVISNGTAVLGLGNIGALASKPVMEGKAVLFKNFGALDSFDIEVDDRTIDGFCSTVEKIGLTFGGINLEDIKAPECFEIEKRLVENLDIPVMHDDQHGTAIITSAGLMNACEITGKKLEDVKIVIVGAGAAAISSARMYKHLGVKNIVMIDSKGVVHNGREVNKYKAEFSVEKEISQAEAFTGADMVLGLSVPNSFGIEDIKLMGERPIVFSLANPTPEVFPEDVKAVRPDAIVATGRSDFPNQVNNVLGFPFIFRGALDVHAKAINFEMKRSASKALAKLAKQPVPEEVLKAYGIDKFEFGEEYIIPKPFDPRLIIEVSSAVAKSAYETGVARVEVFDYEAYRKELTNLKR; from the coding sequence ATGAAAAGTCAAAAAGATATTTGCAATGAAATCTTTGAAAAAAGCAGTGGAACAGTAACAAAAGAGGAGGCTCTTTGTTATCATCGTTTTCCAAATCCAGGAAAATTAGCAATTGAGACAACAGTTCCCTTTAAAACTCAAAGAGACCTATCTCTAGCTTATACTCCAGGAGTTGCTGAACCGTGTAAAGAGATTGCAAAAGATGTTGATCAAGCTTACACATATACATCAAAAGCAAATCTCGTTGCAGTAATTAGTAATGGGACGGCTGTTCTTGGTCTTGGAAATATTGGTGCTTTAGCAAGTAAGCCTGTTATGGAGGGGAAAGCTGTTTTATTTAAAAATTTTGGTGCTTTAGACTCTTTTGATATTGAAGTTGATGACCGAACAATTGACGGTTTTTGTAGCACTGTGGAAAAAATTGGTTTAACTTTTGGGGGAATAAATCTTGAGGATATTAAAGCACCAGAGTGTTTTGAGATTGAAAAAAGACTCGTTGAAAATTTAGATATTCCTGTAATGCATGATGATCAGCATGGAACAGCAATTATTACAAGTGCAGGACTTATGAATGCTTGTGAAATCACTGGTAAAAAACTAGAAGATGTAAAAATTGTGATTGTTGGTGCTGGTGCGGCTGCGATTTCATCAGCAAGAATGTATAAACACCTTGGTGTAAAAAATATTGTGATGATCGATTCAAAAGGAGTTGTTCATAACGGTCGAGAAGTAAATAAATATAAGGCGGAATTCTCTGTTGAAAAAGAGATAAGTCAAGCTGAAGCATTTACAGGTGCGGATATGGTTTTAGGTCTTTCTGTTCCAAATTCGTTTGGAATTGAAGATATTAAATTGATGGGAGAAAGACCAATTGTTTTCTCTCTTGCAAACCCGACTCCTGAAGTTTTTCCTGAAGATGTAAAAGCCGTAAGACCTGATGCAATTGTTGCAACTGGACGAAGTGATTTTCCAAATCAAGTGAATAATGTTCTTGGATTTCCATTTATTTTCCGTGGAGCATTAGATGTTCATGCAAAAGCGATCAATTTTGAAATGAAGAGATCAGCATCAAAAGCACTTGCAAAATTGGCAAAACAACCTGTTCCAGAAGAGGTGCTAAAAGCTTATGGAATTGATAAATTTGAGTTTGGAGAAGAGTATATTATTCCAAAACCGTTTGATCCGCGATTAATTATTGAAGTGAGTTCAGCTGTTGCAAAAAGTGCCTATGAAACTGGTGTAGCAAGAGTCGAAGTGTTTGACTATGAAGCTTACAGAAAAGAGCTAACAAATCTTAAAAGATAA
- a CDS encoding ADP-heptose:LPS heptosyltransferase (PFAM: Glycosyltransferase family 9 (heptosyltransferase)~TIGRFAM: lipopolysaccharide heptosyltransferase II), giving the protein MRILVETPTWLGDTVMLTPSLLNLEKSFPRSEIYIVGSPVAMQILEGFGKKRISIGRKNRFGEIRRVSREIGKVDISLSFRTSPFSGMLQLFSGAKERVAIGKPLNSLFLTKSVKPEKHLHQVEKYLEIVKSVIGEVEKFPQKLRFEKKLYKKPTLGINAGATYGSAKRWYPKKFAEVIANLSDKYETVLFGGKGEIDIVSEIENLLIRNGITNFINLAGKTSVSELAELIGGLDLFITNDSGPMHIAGAFGVPTVSIFGSTNHIETNQWKNEKSEIVRKNLECSPCMKRECPLKHHDCMKSISADEVVQNVFNIT; this is encoded by the coding sequence TTGAGAATTCTTGTTGAAACACCAACTTGGTTAGGTGATACGGTTATGCTAACTCCATCACTTTTAAATTTAGAAAAGAGCTTTCCAAGAAGTGAGATTTACATTGTAGGTTCGCCTGTTGCGATGCAAATTTTAGAGGGTTTTGGGAAAAAAAGAATTTCTATTGGTAGAAAAAATAGATTTGGTGAGATTCGTAGAGTATCGCGAGAAATTGGAAAAGTAGATATTTCACTCTCTTTCCGAACTTCCCCTTTTTCTGGAATGCTACAACTTTTTTCAGGAGCAAAAGAGCGGGTTGCAATTGGAAAACCTCTAAATTCACTCTTTTTGACAAAAAGTGTAAAACCAGAAAAACATTTGCATCAAGTTGAAAAGTATTTGGAAATTGTAAAATCTGTAATAGGGGAAGTTGAGAAATTTCCGCAAAAACTTCGTTTTGAGAAAAAATTGTATAAAAAACCAACACTTGGAATAAATGCAGGTGCGACTTACGGAAGTGCAAAACGGTGGTATCCCAAAAAGTTTGCCGAAGTAATTGCTAATTTGTCAGATAAATATGAGACAGTTCTTTTTGGAGGAAAGGGTGAAATCGATATTGTTAGCGAAATTGAGAATCTACTAATTCGCAACGGAATTACAAACTTTATAAATCTTGCGGGAAAAACTTCAGTTTCTGAATTGGCGGAATTAATTGGAGGATTAGACCTTTTTATTACAAATGATAGCGGACCTATGCATATTGCTGGTGCTTTTGGAGTTCCAACAGTCTCAATTTTTGGTTCAACAAATCATATTGAGACAAACCAGTGGAAAAATGAGAAGAGTGAAATTGTGCGAAAAAATTTAGAGTGTTCGCCATGTATGAAAAGGGAGTGTCCCTTAAAACATCATGACTGCATGAAAAGTATAAGTGCCGATGAGGTCGTTCAAAACGTTTTCAATATAACTTAA
- a CDS encoding Fe2+/Zn2+ uptake regulation protein (PFAM: Ferric uptake regulator family), with protein sequence MKLIEQIKNSGLKATPSRVELLESLYLSNSPQSYEDIRNNFSMDKATFYRNMATFEEKGFISSIESPDKRRYYEYVDKKHAHFFCLSCGNIECLREKIFELENYQIETITVKGYCPKCIKKDEV encoded by the coding sequence ATGAAATTAATTGAACAAATAAAAAATAGTGGTCTAAAAGCTACTCCTAGTCGAGTTGAACTTTTAGAAAGCCTGTATCTCTCAAATTCTCCGCAAAGTTATGAAGATATTAGAAATAACTTTTCGATGGATAAAGCAACTTTTTATAGAAACATGGCAACTTTTGAAGAGAAAGGTTTTATTAGCAGTATTGAGTCTCCAGATAAAAGGAGATATTACGAATATGTTGATAAGAAACATGCACATTTTTTCTGTTTAAGTTGCGGAAATATTGAGTGTTTGAGAGAAAAAATTTTTGAATTGGAAAATTATCAAATTGAGACAATCACAGTTAAGGGATATTGTCCAAAATGTATAAAAAAGGATGAAGTATGA